From a single Scomber japonicus isolate fScoJap1 chromosome 12, fScoJap1.pri, whole genome shotgun sequence genomic region:
- the LOC128368652 gene encoding tripartite motif-containing protein 16-like, protein MAQQGAQLDGDKFCCSICLDLLKDPVTIPCGHSYCMSCINNFWDGEGKKKIYSCPQCRQTFKPRPVLVKNTMLADLVEELKKTGLQAAAADLCYAGPEDVSCDFCSGRTLKAFKSCLVCLASYCENHLQSHYDAPPLKKHKLVNPSKNLQENICSRHDEVMKMFCRTDKKCICYLCTMDEHKGHDTVPAAAERTERQRELEVSRLNIQQRIQDREKDVKLLQQEVEAISLSADKEVEDSEKIFTQLIRLLQKRSSDVKQQIRSQQETEVNRVKELQEKLQQEITELKRKDAELKQLSHTEDHNQFLHNYPSVSQLSEPTDSSSINIRPLGYFEDVTAAVSELRDKLQDILKEKWTSEPKTRAEFLKYSREITLDPNTAYTKLLLSDGNRKAELTKQQQSYSSHPDRFTYYDQVLSRESLTGRCYWEVEWSEGGVCVAVAYKNISRAGSSNECRFGFNDKSWALHCYNNSYEFWFNSISTPVSGPVSSRVGVYLDHRAGILSFYSVSETMTLLHRVQTTFTQPLYAGLWFGYYGDTAELCKVK, encoded by the coding sequence ATGGCGCAGCAAGGAGCTCAGCTGGACGGAGATAAATTCTGCTGTTCCATCtgtttggatctactgaaggatccggtgactattccctgtggacacagctactgcatgagctgtattaacaacttctgggatggagagggtAAGAAGAAAATCTACAGCTGTCCTCAGTGCAGGCAGACCTTCaaaccgaggcctgtcctggtaaaaaacaccatgttagcagatttagtggaggagctgaagaagactggactccaagctgctgctgctgatctctgctatgctggacctgaagatgtgtcCTGTGATTTCTGCTCTGGGAGGacgctgaaagccttcaagtcctgtctggtgtgtctggcttcttactgtgagaatcacctccagtctcaTTATGATGCACCTCCactaaagaaacacaagctggtcaACCCCTCCAAGAatctccaggagaacatctgctctcgtcatgatgaggtgatgaagatgttctgccgtacagataagaagtgtatctgttatctgtgcactatggatgaacataaaggccacgacacagtcccagctgcagcagaaaggactgagaggcagagagagctcgaggtgagtcgactaaacatccagcagagaatccaggacagagagaaagatgtgaagctgcttcaacaggaggtggaggccatcagtctctctgctgataaagaggtggaggacagtgagaagatcttcactcagctgatccgtctcctccagaaaagaagctctgatgtgaagcagcagatcagatcccagcaggaaactgaagtgaatcgagtcaaagagcttcaggagaagctgcagcaggagatcactgagctgaagaggaaagacgctgaactgaagcagctctcacacacagaggatcacaaccagtttctacacaactacccctcagtgtcacaactcagtgaacctacagactcatccagcatcaatatccgtcctctgggatactttgaggatgtgacagcagctgtgtcagagctcagagataaactacaggacatcctgaaggagAAATGGACatcagagcccaagaccagagctgaattcttaaaatattcacgtgaaatcactctggatccaaacacagcatacacaaagctgttattatctgatgggaacagaaaagcagaactaacaaaacaacaacagtcttattctagtcacccagacagattcactTATTATgatcaggtcctgagtagagagagtctgactggacgttgttactgggaggtggagtggagcgaAGGAGGAGTTTGTGTAGCAGttgcatacaagaatatcagcagagcaggaagttCAAATGAATGTAGATTTGGATtcaatgacaaatcttgggctttaCATTGTTACAATAACAGTTATGAGTTCTGGTTCAACAGCATCtcaactcccgtctcaggtcctgtttcctccagagtcggagtgtacctggatcacagagcaggtattctgtccttctacagcgtctctgaaaccatgactctcctccacagagtccagaccacattcactcagcctctctatgctggactttggtTTGGTTATTATGGagacacagctgagttgtgtaaagtgaaatag